One genomic region from Salvelinus fontinalis isolate EN_2023a chromosome 18, ASM2944872v1, whole genome shotgun sequence encodes:
- the LOC129815521 gene encoding activin receptor type-1B isoform X1, producing the protein MQCNGNITIMAKKQMLLTLLVLGLFRRYDALWCNCTTAQCQKTGSQCETDGACMASTSFIDGQEQHIRICITRDKLVPPGQPFYCLSAEGLLNTHCCYTNYCNSLNLKVPSVTLRPGLGGGFGPDGTWGPVELVAVVAGPVCLLCVLLIMAVFLFQYHQRAYSHRQRLEVEDPSCDHLYMAKDKTLQDLIYDMSTSGSGSGLPLFVQRTVARTIVLQEIIGKGRFGEVWRGRWRGGDVAVKIFSSREERSWFREAEIYQTVMLRHENILGFIAADNKDNGTWTQLWLVSDYHEYGSLFDYLNRYSVTIEGMIKLALSAASGLAHLHMEILGTQGKPGIAHRDLKSKNILVKKNSTCAIADLGLAVRHESTTDTIDIAPNQRVGTKRYMAPEVLDESINMRHFDSFKCADIYALGLVYWEITRRCNAGGIHEEYQLPYYDLVPSDPSIEEMRKVVCDQKLRPNVPNWWQSYEALRVMGKIMRECWYANGAARLTALRIKKTLSQLSVQEDIKV; encoded by the exons CTTTGTGGTGTAACTGCACCACGGCCCAGTGTCAGAAGACTGGCTCCCAGTGTGAGACGGATGGGGCCTGCATGGCCTCCACGTCCTTCATCGACGGCCAAGAGCAGCACATTCGTATCTGCATCACCCGGGACAAGCTGGTACCCCCGGGCCAGCCCTTCTACTGCCTGAGTGCTGAGGGCCTCCTcaacacacactgctgctacactaaCTACTGCAACAGCCTCAACCTCAAAGTTCCCTCTG tgACGTTGCGACCGGGCCTGGGGGGCGGCTTTGGCCCTGATGGTACATGGGGTCCAGTGGAGCTGGTGGCAGTGGTCGCAGGGCCCGTCTGCCTGCTGTGTGTGCTGCTAATCATGGCTGTGTTCCTGTTCCAGTACCACCAGAGGGCCTACAGCCACAGGCAGAGGTTGGAGGTGGAGGACCCCTCCTGTGACCACCTCTACATGGCCAAGGACAAGACCCTGCAGGACCTCATCTACGACATGTCCACCTCTGGATCAGGATCCG GCCTCCCTCTGTTTGTCCAGCGGACGGTAGCCAGGACCATCGTGCTGCAGGAGATCATAGGGAAGGGGCGTTTCGGAGAGGTATGGCGGGGCCGCTGGCGAGGAGGAGACGTGGCAGTGAAGATCTTCTCGTCCAGAGAGGAGCGCTCCTGGTTCCGGGAGGCTGAGATCTACCAGACTGTCATGCTGCGCCACGAGAACATCCTGGGATTCATCGCCGCGGACAACAAAG ATAATGGCACATGGACGCAGCTATGGCTGGTGTCAGACTACCACGAGTACGGCTCTCTGTTTGACTACCTGAACCGCTACTCTGTGACCATCGAGGGTATGATCAAACTGGCACTGTCGGCTGCCAGCGGCCTGGCACACCTGCACATGGAGATCCTGGGCACGCagg GTAAGCCTGGTATTGCCCACCGGGACCTCAAGTCTAAGAACATCCTGGTGAAGAAGAACAGTACATGTGCCATCGCTGACCTTGGGCTGGCAGTGCGCCACGAGTCCACCACCGACACCATAGACATCGCTCCCAACCAGAGAGTGGGCACCAagag GTACATGGCCCCTGAGGTTCTGGATGAGAGCATCAACATGAGGCACTTTGATTCGTTTAAGTGTGCAGACATCTACGCTCTGGGCCTGGTGTACTGGGAGATCACACGCCGCTGCAACGCTGGAG GTATCCATGAGGAGTACCAGCTGCCCTACTATGATCTGGTGCCCTCTGACCCCTCCATAGAGGAGATGAGGAAGGTGGTGTGTGACCAGAAACTACGGCCCAACGTGCCCAACTGGTGGCAGAGCTACGAG gCCCTGCGTGTAATGGGGAAGATCATGAGGGAGTGTTGGTACGCCAATGGAGCTGCCCGCCTCACCGCCCTGCGCATCAAGAAGACCCTGTCCCAGCTGAGTGTCCAGGAGGACATCAAAGTCTGA
- the LOC129815521 gene encoding activin receptor type-1B isoform X2: protein MAKDKTLQDLIYDMSTSGSGSGLPLFVQRTVARTIVLQEIIGKGRFGEVWRGRWRGGDVAVKIFSSREERSWFREAEIYQTVMLRHENILGFIAADNKDNGTWTQLWLVSDYHEYGSLFDYLNRYSVTIEGMIKLALSAASGLAHLHMEILGTQGKPGIAHRDLKSKNILVKKNSTCAIADLGLAVRHESTTDTIDIAPNQRVGTKRYMAPEVLDESINMRHFDSFKCADIYALGLVYWEITRRCNAGGIHEEYQLPYYDLVPSDPSIEEMRKVVCDQKLRPNVPNWWQSYEALRVMGKIMRECWYANGAARLTALRIKKTLSQLSVQEDIKV, encoded by the exons ATGGCCAAGGACAAGACCCTGCAGGACCTCATCTACGACATGTCCACCTCTGGATCAGGATCCG GCCTCCCTCTGTTTGTCCAGCGGACGGTAGCCAGGACCATCGTGCTGCAGGAGATCATAGGGAAGGGGCGTTTCGGAGAGGTATGGCGGGGCCGCTGGCGAGGAGGAGACGTGGCAGTGAAGATCTTCTCGTCCAGAGAGGAGCGCTCCTGGTTCCGGGAGGCTGAGATCTACCAGACTGTCATGCTGCGCCACGAGAACATCCTGGGATTCATCGCCGCGGACAACAAAG ATAATGGCACATGGACGCAGCTATGGCTGGTGTCAGACTACCACGAGTACGGCTCTCTGTTTGACTACCTGAACCGCTACTCTGTGACCATCGAGGGTATGATCAAACTGGCACTGTCGGCTGCCAGCGGCCTGGCACACCTGCACATGGAGATCCTGGGCACGCagg GTAAGCCTGGTATTGCCCACCGGGACCTCAAGTCTAAGAACATCCTGGTGAAGAAGAACAGTACATGTGCCATCGCTGACCTTGGGCTGGCAGTGCGCCACGAGTCCACCACCGACACCATAGACATCGCTCCCAACCAGAGAGTGGGCACCAagag GTACATGGCCCCTGAGGTTCTGGATGAGAGCATCAACATGAGGCACTTTGATTCGTTTAAGTGTGCAGACATCTACGCTCTGGGCCTGGTGTACTGGGAGATCACACGCCGCTGCAACGCTGGAG GTATCCATGAGGAGTACCAGCTGCCCTACTATGATCTGGTGCCCTCTGACCCCTCCATAGAGGAGATGAGGAAGGTGGTGTGTGACCAGAAACTACGGCCCAACGTGCCCAACTGGTGGCAGAGCTACGAG gCCCTGCGTGTAATGGGGAAGATCATGAGGGAGTGTTGGTACGCCAATGGAGCTGCCCGCCTCACCGCCCTGCGCATCAAGAAGACCCTGTCCCAGCTGAGTGTCCAGGAGGACATCAAAGTCTGA